The following coding sequences lie in one Apus apus isolate bApuApu2 chromosome 16, bApuApu2.pri.cur, whole genome shotgun sequence genomic window:
- the DEPDC5 gene encoding GATOR complex protein DEPDC5 isoform X13, translating to MRTNKVYKLVIHKKGFGGSDDELVVNPKVFLQIKLGDVVEIAHPNDEYSPLLLQVKSLKEDLQKETISVDQTVAQVFRLRPYQDVHVNVVDPKEVTLDLVELTFKDQYIGRGDMWRLKKSLVSTCAYVTQKVEFAGIRAQAGELWVKSEKVTCGYISEDTRVVFRSTSAMVYIFIQMSCEMWDFDIYGDLYFEKAVNGFLADLFTKWKEKNCSHEVTVVLFSRTFYEAKSIDEFPETHRASIRQDHEGRFYEDFYKVVVQNERREEWTSLLVTIKKLFIQYPVLVRLEQAEGFPPGYNSTSAQGNYLEAINLSFNVFDKHYINRNFDRTGQMSVVITPGVGVFEVDRLLMILTKQRMIDNGIGVDLVCMGEQPLHAVPLFKLHNRCGPGDSRLGDDYNIPHWINHSFYTSKSQLLCNSFTPRIKLAGRKPLTEKAKNNRDASLGTPKDAENALPIQVDYDGYDAQVFRLPGPSRAQRCTTFSRSVRERESRTRKSSSSYDVSCSPSLQSRTLPPEEVRSQASDDSSLGKISNILMIPRPHLHQCEVSSSLGYTSTRDVLENMLEPQQRDSSAPGRFHVGSAESMLHIRPGGYTPQRALINPFAPSRMPMKLTSNRRRWMHTFPVGPSGEAIQIHHQTRQNMAEMQGNGQQDLTHSSAELLELAYHEAAGRHISARHPGDGASFLSFSGTEEYSNGLAGSNSAGMNLKTQNKDTLEDAVSNSPDPILTLSAPPVVPGFCCTVGVDWKSLTTPACLPLTTDYFPDRQSLQNDYTEGCYDLLPEADIDRRDEEGVQMTAQQVFEEFICQRLMQGYQIIVQSKPQKTATTVPPPLSSSPLYSRGLVSRNRPEEEDQYWLSMGRTFHKVTLKDKIITVTRYLPKYPYESAQINYTYSLCPSHSDSEFVSCWVEFSHERLEEYKWNYLDQYICSAGSEDFSLIESLKFWRTRFLLLPACISATKRIVEGEAHCDVYGDRPRSDEEEWQLLDGFIRFVEALNRIRRRHRSDRMIRKGSAMKGLQIAGPIPTHSLEQSGSHIVRKGTSALSALLQMEASQKTLGEQQAAMLSGKSSGQPSESGSIAITPTYMDSPRKDGAFFMDFVRSPHTASTFCSQVSIDQSVPATSDGNTLINTGQLPDRGNTQTLGSSQNVAEQGYTTAGAAEGSSQCSASTLTSSSTLIEILEAMKHPTTGIQLLSEQKGLSPYCFISAEVVHWLVNNVEGVQTQAMAIDIMQWACSNLPCGTQLPWMTSLPSRGNGLRWHLWQKSSCTQKSQPSSCPGCPAAQPPMQLPQCLSSGR from the exons ATGAGAACCAACAAGGTGTACAAGCTCGTCATACATAAGAAGGGTTTTGGAGGCAGTG ATGATGAACTGGTGGTGAATCCTAAAGTATTTCTTCAAATCAAGCTGGGAGATGTTGTGGAAATTGCACATCCCAATGATGAATACAG TCCCCTGCTTCTACAGGTGAAGTCACTTAAGGAAGATTTGCAGAAAG AAACTATAAGTGTGGATCAGACAGTGGCACAAGTGTTCCGACTGCGGCCCTACCAGGATGTCCATGTGAATGTTGTTGACCCAAAG gagGTGACACTGGACTTGGTGGAGCTGACCTTCAAGGATCAGTATATTGGGCGTGGGGATATGTGGCGACTGAAGAAGAGTTTG GTCAGTACATGTGCCTATGTCACCCAAAAAGTTGAATTTGCAGGTATCAG ggcacaggcaggtgaACTGTGGGTTAAGAGTGAGAAAGTCACTTGTGGATACATCAGTGAGGACACCCGG GTGGTCTTCCGCTCCACTTCTGCCatggtttatatttttatccAGATGAGCTGTGAAATGTGGGATTTTGATATTTATG GGGACCTGTATTTTGAGAAAGCTGTGAATGGTTTCCTTGCTGACCTCTTCACAAAATGGAAG GAGAAAAATTGCAGCCATGAAGTGacagtggttttattttctagaacATTTTACGAAGCAAAATCTATAG atGAGTTTCCTGAAACACATCGGGCATCGATTCGGCAGGATCATGAGGGGAGATTTTATGAAGATTTTTACAA AGTTGTAGTTCAGAATGAGAGACGAGAAGAGTGGACCTCATTGCTTGTGAccattaaaaagcttttcatcCAGTATCCTGTGTTGGTACGACTGGAGCAAGCAG AGGGCTTTCCCCCAGGTTACAATTCTACCTCGGCACAAGGGAACTACCTGGAGGCAATAAATCTTTCATTCAATG TGTTTGACAAGCACTACATAAACCGGAACTTCGACCGCACTGGGCAGATGTCGGTGGTTATCACACCTGGTGTGGGTGTGTTTGAGGTGGATCGACTGCTCATGATTCTGACCAAACAGCGGATGATAGACAATG GGATAGGTGTGGACTTGGTATGCATGGGAGAACAGCCATTGCATGCTGTACCACTCTTTAAG CTCCATAATCGCTGTGGACCTGGTGACTCCAGATTGGGTGATGACTACAATATTCCACACTGGATAAACCATAG tttctacACATCCAAAAGCCAGCTCCTGTGTAACAGCTTCACTCCACGGATCAAGCTGGCAGGAAGGAAA CCACTgactgagaaagcaaaaaataaccGAGATGCCT cactgGGGACTCCAAAAGATGCTGAGAATGCTCTGCCTATCCAGGTAGATTATGATGGGTATGATGCCCAGGTGTTCAGACTGCCAGGCCCATCCAGAGCCCAGCGCTGTACCACGTTCAG caggTCTGTGAGGGAAAGAGAGAGTCGTACCAGGAAGAGCTCTAGTTCCTACGACGtctcctgcagcccttccctgcagagCCGCACGCTGCCCCCCGAGGAGGTGAGGAGCCAGGCTTCTGATGACAGCTCCCTGGGCAAGATCTCTAACATCCTGATGATCCCACGGCCTCATCTGCACCAGTGTGAAGTCAGCAGCTCTTTGGGCTATACCAGCACCAGAG ATGTCCTAGAGAACATGCTGGAGCCTCAGCAACGTGACTCCAGTGCCCCGGGGAGGTTCCACGTGGGCAGTGCAGAATCCATGCTCCACATCCGGCCTGGGGGCTACACCCCCCAGCGGGCGCTGATCAACCCCTTCGCCCCGTCCCGGATGCCCATGAAGCTGACGTCCAACCGGCGGCGCTGGATGCACACCTTCCCCGTGG GTCCCTCAGGAGAAGCTATCCAGATCCATCATCAAACCCGACAGAATATGGCAGAAATGCAGGGCAATGGGCAGCAGGATTTGACGCAttcctctgctgagctgctggagctggcttACCACGAGGCAGCTGGGAG ACATATCAGTGCTCGGCATCCAGGTGACGGTGCCTCTTTCCTGAGCTTCAGTGGAACAGAAGAATACTCCAATGGTCTGGCTGGCAGCAACAGTGCAG GGATGAATCTCAAAACTCAGAACAAGGATACCCTGGAAGATGCTGTCTCTAACTCTCCAGATCCAA TTCTGACACTGTCTGCTCCCCCCGTAGTGCCAGGCTTCTGTTGTACAGTTGGAGTGGACTGGAAATCTCTCACTACTCCAGCATGTCTGCCTCTTACCACCGACTACTTCCCCGACCGTCAGAGCCTGCAGAATGATTACACTGAGGGTTGCTATGATCTCCTCCCAGAAGCTGACATTGACAG GAGGGATGAGGAAGGAGTGCAGATGACAGCCCAGCAGGTGTTTGAGGAGTTTATTTGTCAGCGTCTCATGCAAGGCTATCAAATTATTGTGCAATCCAAGCCACAGAAAACAGCTACAACTGTGCCACCCCCACTCAGCAGCAGTCCCCTTTACAGTCGAG GTCTTGTGTCAAGAAATCGACCTGAGGAAGAAGATCAGTACTGGCTGAGCATGGGCCGTACCTTCCACAAAGTCacattaaaagacaaaataataacTGTGACTCGATACCTGCCAAA GTATCCATATGAATCTGCTCAGATAAATTACACTTACAGCTTGTGCCCCTCACACTCTGACTCTGAATTTGTCTCTTGCTGGGTAGAATTTTCCCATGAGAGACTAGAAGAGTACAAGTGGAATTACTTGGATCAGTATATCTGTTCTGCTGGCTCTGAGGATTTCAG CCTCATCGAATCACTGAAATTCTGGAGGACCcgcttcctgctcctgcctgcctgcatcAGCGCCACCAAGCGCATCGTGGAAGGAGAGGCGCACTGCGACGTGTACGGGGACAGGCCCCGCTCCGACGAGGAGGAGTGGCAGCTCCTGGACGGCTTCATCCGCTTCGTGGAGGCCTTGAACCGCATTCGCCGGCGCCATCGGTCCGATCGGATGATTCGA aaAGGATCTGCCATGAAGGGCTTGCAGATTGCTGGTCCAATTCCCACCCATTCTTTGGAGCAGTCTGGGTCTCACATTGTGAGGAAAGGAACCTCTGCACTCTCAGCTCTGCTACAGATGGAAGCCAGTCAGAA gACACTGGGGGAGCAGCAAGCAGCAATGCTGTCTGGGAagagctctgggcagccttCGGAGAGTGGGAGCATTGCTATCACACCCACCTATATGGACAGCCCTCGTAAG GATGGGGCCTTCTTTATGGATTTTGTTCGCAGCCCACATACAGCTTCAACCTTCTGCTCACAG GTCTCTATAGATCAGTCAGTACCTGCAACCTCAGATGGCAACACATTGATAAACACGGGGCAGTTACCTGATCGGGGCAACACGCAGACCTTGGGAAGTTCCCAGAATGTTGCAGAGCAAGGATACACcacagctggtgctgcagagggCAG CTCTCAGTGTTCAGCAAGCACTCTGACTTCCTCCTCCACCTTGATAGAGATTCTTGAAGCCATGAAACACCCCAC CACAGGGAtccagctgctctctgagcAGAAGGGCCTCTCTCCGTACTGCTTCATCAGCGCAGAAGTTGTGCACTGGCTGGTGAACAACGTGGAAGGTGTGCAAACCCAGGCCATGGCCATTGACATAATGCAG TGGGCATGCAGCAACCTGCCATGTGGCACACAGCTGCCATGGATGACTTCTCTGCCTTCCAGAGGAAATGGTTTGAGGTGGCATTTGTGGCAGAAGAGCTCCTGCACTCAGAAATCCCAGCCTTcttcctgccctggctgcccagCCGCCCAGCCTCCTATGCAA CTGCCACAGTGCCTGAGCAGCGGACGGTGA
- the DEPDC5 gene encoding GATOR complex protein DEPDC5 isoform X12: protein MRTNKVYKLVIHKKGFGGSDDELVVNPKVFLQIKLGDVVEIAHPNDEYSPLLLQVKSLKEDLQKETISVDQTVAQVFRLRPYQDVHVNVVDPKEVTLDLVELTFKDQYIGRGDMWRLKKSLVSTCAYVTQKVEFAGIRAQAGELWVKSEKVTCGYISEDTRVVFRSTSAMVYIFIQMSCEMWDFDIYGDLYFEKAVNGFLADLFTKWKEKNCSHEVTVVLFSRTFYEAKSIDEFPETHRASIRQDHEGRFYEDFYKVVVQNERREEWTSLLVTIKKLFIQYPVLVRLEQAEGFPPGYNSTSAQGNYLEAINLSFNVFDKHYINRNFDRTGQMSVVITPGVGVFEVDRLLMILTKQRMIDNGIGVDLVCMGEQPLHAVPLFKLHNRCGPGDSRLGDDYNIPHWINHSFYTSKSQLLCNSFTPRIKLAGRKPLTEKAKNNRDASLGTPKDAENALPIQVDYDGYDAQVFRLPGPSRAQRCTTFRSVRERESRTRKSSSSYDVSCSPSLQSRTLPPEEVRSQASDDSSLGKISNILMIPRPHLHQCEVSSSLGYTSTRDVLENMLEPQQRDSSAPGRFHVGSAESMLHIRPGGYTPQRALINPFAPSRMPMKLTSNRRRWMHTFPVGMNLKTQNKDTLEDAVSNSPDPILTLSAPPVVPGFCCTVGVDWKSLTTPACLPLTTDYFPDRQSLQNDYTEGCYDLLPEADIDRRDEEGVQMTAQQVFEEFICQRLMQGYQIIVQSKPQKTATTVPPPLSSSPLYSRGLVSRNRPEEEDQYWLSMGRTFHKVTLKDKIITVTRYLPKYPYESAQINYTYSLCPSHSDSEFVSCWVEFSHERLEEYKWNYLDQYICSAGSEDFSLIESLKFWRTRFLLLPACISATKRIVEGEAHCDVYGDRPRSDEEEWQLLDGFIRFVEALNRIRRRHRSDRMIRKGSAMKGLQIAGPIPTHSLEQSGSHIVRKGTSALSALLQMEASQKTLGEQQAAMLSGKSSGQPSESGSIAITPTYMDSPRKVSIDQSVPATSDGNTLINTGQLPDRGNTQTLGSSQNVAEQGYTTAGAAEGSSQCSASTLTSSSTLIEILEAMKHPTTGIQLLSEQKGLSPYCFISAEVVHWLVNNVEGVQTQAMAIDIMQKMLEEQLIVHASGEALRTFIYGFYFYKIVVDKEPDRVGMQQPAMWHTAAMDDFSAFQRKWFEVAFVAEELLHSEIPAFFLPWLPSRPASYASRHSSFSRSFGGRSQAAALLAATVPEQRTVTLDVDVNNRTDRLEWCSCYYHGNFSLNAAFEIKLHWMAVTAAVLFEMVQGWHRKATSCGFLLVPVLEGPFALPSYLYGDPLRAQLFIPLNVSCLLKEGSEHLFDGFEPETYWDRMHLLQEAIAYRFGFVQDKYSASAFNFPAENKPQYIHVTGTVFLQLPYSKRKFSCGQQRRRRNSTSSTNQNMFCEERIGYNWAYNTMLTKTWRSSATGDEKFADRLLKDFTDFCWNKDSRLVLFWTDCLDKMHASAP, encoded by the exons ATGAGAACCAACAAGGTGTACAAGCTCGTCATACATAAGAAGGGTTTTGGAGGCAGTG ATGATGAACTGGTGGTGAATCCTAAAGTATTTCTTCAAATCAAGCTGGGAGATGTTGTGGAAATTGCACATCCCAATGATGAATACAG TCCCCTGCTTCTACAGGTGAAGTCACTTAAGGAAGATTTGCAGAAAG AAACTATAAGTGTGGATCAGACAGTGGCACAAGTGTTCCGACTGCGGCCCTACCAGGATGTCCATGTGAATGTTGTTGACCCAAAG gagGTGACACTGGACTTGGTGGAGCTGACCTTCAAGGATCAGTATATTGGGCGTGGGGATATGTGGCGACTGAAGAAGAGTTTG GTCAGTACATGTGCCTATGTCACCCAAAAAGTTGAATTTGCAGGTATCAG ggcacaggcaggtgaACTGTGGGTTAAGAGTGAGAAAGTCACTTGTGGATACATCAGTGAGGACACCCGG GTGGTCTTCCGCTCCACTTCTGCCatggtttatatttttatccAGATGAGCTGTGAAATGTGGGATTTTGATATTTATG GGGACCTGTATTTTGAGAAAGCTGTGAATGGTTTCCTTGCTGACCTCTTCACAAAATGGAAG GAGAAAAATTGCAGCCATGAAGTGacagtggttttattttctagaacATTTTACGAAGCAAAATCTATAG atGAGTTTCCTGAAACACATCGGGCATCGATTCGGCAGGATCATGAGGGGAGATTTTATGAAGATTTTTACAA AGTTGTAGTTCAGAATGAGAGACGAGAAGAGTGGACCTCATTGCTTGTGAccattaaaaagcttttcatcCAGTATCCTGTGTTGGTACGACTGGAGCAAGCAG AGGGCTTTCCCCCAGGTTACAATTCTACCTCGGCACAAGGGAACTACCTGGAGGCAATAAATCTTTCATTCAATG TGTTTGACAAGCACTACATAAACCGGAACTTCGACCGCACTGGGCAGATGTCGGTGGTTATCACACCTGGTGTGGGTGTGTTTGAGGTGGATCGACTGCTCATGATTCTGACCAAACAGCGGATGATAGACAATG GGATAGGTGTGGACTTGGTATGCATGGGAGAACAGCCATTGCATGCTGTACCACTCTTTAAG CTCCATAATCGCTGTGGACCTGGTGACTCCAGATTGGGTGATGACTACAATATTCCACACTGGATAAACCATAG tttctacACATCCAAAAGCCAGCTCCTGTGTAACAGCTTCACTCCACGGATCAAGCTGGCAGGAAGGAAA CCACTgactgagaaagcaaaaaataaccGAGATGCCT cactgGGGACTCCAAAAGATGCTGAGAATGCTCTGCCTATCCAGGTAGATTATGATGGGTATGATGCCCAGGTGTTCAGACTGCCAGGCCCATCCAGAGCCCAGCGCTGTACCACGTTCAG gTCTGTGAGGGAAAGAGAGAGTCGTACCAGGAAGAGCTCTAGTTCCTACGACGtctcctgcagcccttccctgcagagCCGCACGCTGCCCCCCGAGGAGGTGAGGAGCCAGGCTTCTGATGACAGCTCCCTGGGCAAGATCTCTAACATCCTGATGATCCCACGGCCTCATCTGCACCAGTGTGAAGTCAGCAGCTCTTTGGGCTATACCAGCACCAGAG ATGTCCTAGAGAACATGCTGGAGCCTCAGCAACGTGACTCCAGTGCCCCGGGGAGGTTCCACGTGGGCAGTGCAGAATCCATGCTCCACATCCGGCCTGGGGGCTACACCCCCCAGCGGGCGCTGATCAACCCCTTCGCCCCGTCCCGGATGCCCATGAAGCTGACGTCCAACCGGCGGCGCTGGATGCACACCTTCCCCGTGG GGATGAATCTCAAAACTCAGAACAAGGATACCCTGGAAGATGCTGTCTCTAACTCTCCAGATCCAA TTCTGACACTGTCTGCTCCCCCCGTAGTGCCAGGCTTCTGTTGTACAGTTGGAGTGGACTGGAAATCTCTCACTACTCCAGCATGTCTGCCTCTTACCACCGACTACTTCCCCGACCGTCAGAGCCTGCAGAATGATTACACTGAGGGTTGCTATGATCTCCTCCCAGAAGCTGACATTGACAG GAGGGATGAGGAAGGAGTGCAGATGACAGCCCAGCAGGTGTTTGAGGAGTTTATTTGTCAGCGTCTCATGCAAGGCTATCAAATTATTGTGCAATCCAAGCCACAGAAAACAGCTACAACTGTGCCACCCCCACTCAGCAGCAGTCCCCTTTACAGTCGAG GTCTTGTGTCAAGAAATCGACCTGAGGAAGAAGATCAGTACTGGCTGAGCATGGGCCGTACCTTCCACAAAGTCacattaaaagacaaaataataacTGTGACTCGATACCTGCCAAA GTATCCATATGAATCTGCTCAGATAAATTACACTTACAGCTTGTGCCCCTCACACTCTGACTCTGAATTTGTCTCTTGCTGGGTAGAATTTTCCCATGAGAGACTAGAAGAGTACAAGTGGAATTACTTGGATCAGTATATCTGTTCTGCTGGCTCTGAGGATTTCAG CCTCATCGAATCACTGAAATTCTGGAGGACCcgcttcctgctcctgcctgcctgcatcAGCGCCACCAAGCGCATCGTGGAAGGAGAGGCGCACTGCGACGTGTACGGGGACAGGCCCCGCTCCGACGAGGAGGAGTGGCAGCTCCTGGACGGCTTCATCCGCTTCGTGGAGGCCTTGAACCGCATTCGCCGGCGCCATCGGTCCGATCGGATGATTCGA aaAGGATCTGCCATGAAGGGCTTGCAGATTGCTGGTCCAATTCCCACCCATTCTTTGGAGCAGTCTGGGTCTCACATTGTGAGGAAAGGAACCTCTGCACTCTCAGCTCTGCTACAGATGGAAGCCAGTCAGAA gACACTGGGGGAGCAGCAAGCAGCAATGCTGTCTGGGAagagctctgggcagccttCGGAGAGTGGGAGCATTGCTATCACACCCACCTATATGGACAGCCCTCGTAAG GTCTCTATAGATCAGTCAGTACCTGCAACCTCAGATGGCAACACATTGATAAACACGGGGCAGTTACCTGATCGGGGCAACACGCAGACCTTGGGAAGTTCCCAGAATGTTGCAGAGCAAGGATACACcacagctggtgctgcagagggCAG CTCTCAGTGTTCAGCAAGCACTCTGACTTCCTCCTCCACCTTGATAGAGATTCTTGAAGCCATGAAACACCCCAC CACAGGGAtccagctgctctctgagcAGAAGGGCCTCTCTCCGTACTGCTTCATCAGCGCAGAAGTTGTGCACTGGCTGGTGAACAACGTGGAAGGTGTGCAAACCCAGGCCATGGCCATTGACATAATGCAG aaaatgcTAGAAGAGCAGCTTATTGTCCATGCATCTGGAGAAGCCTTACGAACCTTTATttatggcttttatttttacaagatTGTTGTGGACAAAGAACCAGACCGAG TGGGCATGCAGCAACCTGCCATGTGGCACACAGCTGCCATGGATGACTTCTCTGCCTTCCAGAGGAAATGGTTTGAGGTGGCATTTGTGGCAGAAGAGCTCCTGCACTCAGAAATCCCAGCCTTcttcctgccctggctgcccagCCGCCCAGCCTCCTATGCAAGTAGGCACAGTTCCTTTAGCCGCAGTTTcggaggacggagccaggcaGCTGCACTATTAG CTGCCACAGTGCCTGAGCAGCGGACGGTGACGCTGGATGTGGATGTGAACAACCGCACGGACCGTCTGGAGTGGTGCAGCTGTTATTACCATGGCAATTTCTCCCTGAACGCTGCCTTTGAAATCAAGTTACACTGGATGGCAGTGACTGCAGCTGTTCTTTTTGAGATG GTTCAAGGTTGGCATCGGAAAGCCACATCCTGTGGTTTCTTGCTAGTTCCAGTCTTGGAAGGCCCGTTTGCTTTGCCCAGTTACTTATATGGAGACCCACTTCGAGCTCAGTTGTTCATCCCACTCAATGTCAGCTGCTTGTTGAAGGAGGGTAGTGAGCATTTATTTGATG gcTTTGAACCAGAAACATACTGGGACCGTATGCATCTCCTCCAGGAAGCAATAGCATACAG ATTTGGATTTGTGCAAGATAAATACTCGGCCTCTGCCTTCAACTTTCCAGCTGAGAACAAGCCCCAGTATATCCATGTCACAG GGACAGTGTTCTTGCAGCTACCATATTCCAAGCGGAAATTCTCATGTGGGCAGCAGCGCCGCCGGCGCAactccaccagctccaccaACCAGAACATGTTCTGTGAGGAGCGCATCGGCTACAACTGGGCCTACAACACCATGCTGACCAAAACCTGGAGATCCAGTGCCACGGGGGATGAGAAGTTTGCTGATCGGTTGCTGAAAGACTTCACAGACTTCTGCTGGAACAAAGACAGCCGGCTTGTTTTGTTCTGGACTGACTGCCTGGATAAGATGCATGCTAGTGCTCCGTAA